TGTGGCACGTGAAGCAGAAGCATGTCGTTAAGGAGCTTCGCCATTTGTCGATAGCTCTGAGCAGCTGGGATGTAGTCGCCTGACGTTTCGTTTGTGATCGCACGATTCTCCTCCAGGCCTACATTGTCCAGCGCCTTCTTCCACGACTCCAGTTCGGCCTTCGACGCGTCCATCGACGTTGAGGCGGAATTGAACAGCACGAAGGCAATGATCATACTGACGACCACGGCCAAAATCGTTGTTGTGTTCCGGCGCTTCTCATTATCCGGATCGCGAACACTGAAATAGTAGATTCCGCCAAGGAAGAGTCCAGACACGAATCCGCCGATATGGCCGGCCATATCGATCTCTCCTTCTGACTTAATACCGGCGAAGATGTTCATTGCAAGAAAGATGCCCATGCTCTGCGCCAGTTGCAGGCGGGCATCTTTTGGGAAGTAGTCGGTAAAGAGCAGGGCAGAGAAGGCTCCATACAGCCCGAAAATGGCGCCTGAGGCTCCAACCGAGACGACGTTGTCGTTCACAGCTATGCTCGCCAGCGCACCAACCGTTCCCGTCAGAAAGTACGAGAGCATGATGCGTTTCCACCCAATAATGGGTTCTAACAGAGCCCCTACCATCAATAGGCCGTACAAGTTCATGAGCAGGTGAATAATGCCCGCATGCACGAAGCACGACGTAATGATGCGCCAGTACTCACCCTCCTGGACCACCTCGGCACGAATTGCGCCACCCCATTCAAAAAGTGTCTGGGCTGACGGGCTGAGCACGGAGACACCTGCCAGTGCCATTACAACAAATACGGCAATATTCGCCCATGCCAGAACAGGTGTTGCTTGATATCCTGTTGAGGGAAGAGCCAGTG
This region of Ignavibacteria bacterium genomic DNA includes:
- a CDS encoding rhomboid family intramembrane serine protease → MDNKEETPETEEESWLGTVRALALPSTGYQATPVLAWANIAVFVVMALAGVSVLSPSAQTLFEWGGAIRAEVVQEGEYWRIITSCFVHAGIIHLLMNLYGLLMVGALLEPIIGWKRIMLSYFLTGTVGALASIAVNDNVVSVGASGAIFGLYGAFSALLFTDYFPKDARLQLAQSMGIFLAMNIFAGIKSEGEIDMAGHIGGFVSGLFLGGIYYFSVRDPDNEKRRNTTTILAVVVSMIIAFVLFNSASTSMDASKAELESWKKALDNVGLEENRAITNETSGDYIPAAQSYRQMAKLLNDMLLLHVPQQLRQRTELLIEYSNAQANLLEHKGNVRDSGDTTHAQLEEQLTERVGSIRSKIQDSSP